The stretch of DNA CTTCTGCTGGTCACCGCCTTTCTCGCCGCGGTGTGGAGGGTGGAGGAGACCGGCTCGGCGCGCTGGACGGCGGCGGCCTCGGCGGCGGCCGCCGCGGCGCTGACGGTACGGCCCGCATCGGCCCTGCTCCTCACCGGGCCTTTCGTGATCTATCTGGCCTGGCGGTTCATGACCGCGCGGCGCGGGGCGCACCTGGCGGCGCTGGTGATGCCGCTGGCGGCTTCCGTGGCGCTGCTGGCCTTCTTCAATGGGACGCTGTATGGCTCGGCCTGGCGATCCGGATATCAGGCCTACGATCCCGGCGACATCCAGGCCGGGCTCGGCCCCGGGAATCTGATGGTGACGGCCTGGTGGCTGGTCAAGCTGATGCTCTGGGTCGTCCCGGGGAGCCTCGTGGGGATCGCTTTCCTCGCGAGCGGACGGGCGGGGGAGCGCGCGACGCCGCGCCGGCGGATTCTGACTCTGGCGGCCATCGCCTTCGTCCTGGATGCGGTGGGACACCTCATCTTCCAGAACAAGGGGAGCAACGAGTATGGTCCGCGCTACTACCTCGACGGCTTCGTCTACCTCGTCCTGCTGGCGACCGCGGGATGGCAGAAGTGGCTGGCCCAGCGGCGCGGCGAGGAAGGGGAACGCGCCCGGCGCGGCCTGGTCCTGTCCGGCGCCGCGGCGCTCGCCCTGACCTTCGGGCTGACCCTGCCGCTGCTGGCCTACCACTATCGCGACAAAGTAGCCCACAACCGCGACCTGTACGCCACGGTGCGGGCGACCGGATTGAAATCGGCCCTCGTCTTCCTGCAGACCGGCAGCGGCCGCATGCCGCCGGGCGATCTGGTGCGCAACCCGCTCGATTTCCGCACCGGGATCGTCTACGCGCGCGATCTGGGCCAGGAGAGCCGGCGTCAGCTGCAGGCCCTTTATCCCGACCGCCCGGCCCTGGTCTATTCGTACGATCCGTTCCGGCGGCGCTCCCATCTGGAGCTGCTGGAATCGGGAGGCACGCGATGAGGCTGCCGCTGAGCATTCTGGTTTGCACGCACAACCGTGCCGGCGTCCTGCGCGACGCGCTCGCCAGCCTGGAGGCGCAGACGCTGCCGCGGGATCGCTTCGAGGTCCTGGTGGTGGACAACGCCTCCACCGACGACACGCCGGAGGTTGTGGCCGGCTTCGCCCGCCGCGGGATACTCGATGTGCGCGTGTTCCGCGAGATGGAGCTGGGTCTCGACGCCGCCCGCAACCGGGGGGTGCGCGAGGCCAAGGGAGAGATCATCGCCTTTCTGGACGATGACGCGCGGGCACGTCCCGAGTGGGCCGCCGCCATCCTCGATGGCTTCGCCCGTCACGACGCGCCCATCGTGGGGGGAAAGGTGGATCTGGTCTGGGAGGCGCCGCGGCCGATCTGGTTCAGCGACGTCCTGCTGCGCTACTTGATCCACTGCGACTATGGCACACAGGTCATCGAGATCGTCTCTCCGCCCTGGTTGTATGGGACCAACGTCGCGTTCCGGCGGGAGATCTTCCAGGAGATCGGCTTGTTCCGACTGGATCTGGATCGCAAGGGGAGCTCACTCATGGGAGGCGGCGACACCGAGTTCTTCATCCGGGCGCGTGCCCGCGGCAAGCGCCTCCTCTACCTCCCGGAGCTGGTGGTCGATCATCTGGTTCCCGCCAGCCGTCTGACCCGGGAGTTTTTTCGCGAGCGCCTGTTCTACTCCGGCTACACGCGCGCGGCGCACGGCACCGAATCGGTGCCGCGCCGGGCGGCGAATTGCCTGGTATTCGCGGCGGGGGGCCCCGCCTGCGCCGTCGCAGCGGGGGCGCTGCGGCTCGCGGGGCTCGCGCGGCAGAGCTTCGCCCAGGAGCGCCGTGCGCTCCTGGCCTGCGGCTATCTCTACTACTTCCTCCTCAAGGCCGGCGGCCGCGTCCCCCCGCCGCGCCTGGAGGCATGGACCTGATGCGTCGTCTTCGAGCGCGAGGGAGTCGAACTTCATGAAGAGGATATTGCTGCTGAACGGCCCGGACGACCGCGTCGATTCGGTCATGATCCGGAGCGGCGATCGCTGGCCGCACCGCCTGCCGCGCAAGCTCAGCCGGCAGGTGCCGCACGCCTACCCGTTCTGGTTCGCCCAATGCGGCGCGCTGCTGAAGGCGGAAGGGCACGAGGTCACCTATGTCGACGCCATCGCAGAGAATCTGGGGATCGACGGCACCGTCGAGCGTTATGCCACCCTGCGCCCCGACCTGGTGATCGTCGCCACCTCCACGCCGACCATCCACACCGACCTGCTGATGGCGCGGCTGGCCAAGGAGAAGATCGGGGCGTTCACCGTGCTGGTGGACACCCACGTGACCGTGTTCCACCGCGAGCTGGCCTCCGAGCCCTTCGTCGACGCGGCGGTACGGGGCGAGTTCGAAGTGGCGGTGAGCGAGATCGCCCGGGTCCTGGAGCAGGGAGCGGACCTCTCCGGCATCCCCGGGGTGACCTGGAAGCGCGCCGGCGAGGTGGTGGTGAACCCCGACCGCCCCCTCCTGAAAGACCTGGACCACCTTCCCTGGCCGGACCGCAGCCTGGTCCCCGCCGACCAGTACATCGTCGGATTGCGGACGCAGGATCCCTGCTACATGGTAATGGCCAGCCGGGGCTGCCCGTTCCGCTGCACCTTCTGCCTGTGGGTCCCGGTGATGTTCAACAACAAGGTCCGCTTCCGCGACGTCGAGAAGGTGGTGGACGAGATCGTCGATTTGCAGAAGCGCTTCGGGGCGCGCGAGGTCTTCTTCCACGACGACACCGTGAACGTCACGGTGCGCCGCGTAGAGGAGATCTGCAACGCCATCCTGCGGCGCGGGGTGCGCATTGGCTGGATCGCCAACTTCCGCGCCGACCAGACCACACCCGAGCTTTTCCGGCTGATGAAGCGGGCCGGCTGCACGAAGATCCTCCTGGGGGTCGAGAGCGGCTCCCAACGCCTCCTGGACGAGACCATCGACAAGGAGATCACTCTGAAGGAGGTGGAGGACACGATCCGCTGGGCCAAGTCGGCGGGTATCCGCGTGCACTGCACCTACTCGCTCGGCGCTCCGGGAGAGACGCGCGAGACGATGCGCGAGACCCTGGAGTTCATCAAGAAGACCGATCCCGACGACATTCAGGTGAGCCTGATGACGCCGATTCCCGGCACCCCCTTCTACGAGAAGGTGAAGCACGAGGTAGCCGACTGGCACGACTTCGACGGCGTCTCGGGGCGCTCCTGGTGCGACCTGCCGACACCCGAGCTGAAGAACGCCATGAACCGGATCTACATCGAGCACTATCTGACGCCGCGGCGCATCCTCAAGCGGGTGACGCGCATGCGCAACCTCTACGACGTCAAGGAGAACTGGCGCCAGTTCAAGGCGTTCCTGAGCCGCTACGCGGCAACCGGTTTCCCGCGTCCCATCGGCACCTCTTTCGAGAGCGGAGAGCAGGCGTGAGAATCGCGGTGCTGTGCGGCCATTACCCCTATAGCGGGGCCGGGGTCATCGCCTTCGAGGCGGCCCGCGAGCTGGCGCGCGCCCACGAGGTTGCTTTCATCCATGGCGGCAGCGAGGAGCTCGACCTGCGGGAGGAAGGGCTGCGGCGGATTTCGCTGCCGCTGCCGCCCGAGCCGGACCGCCGCCCCTGGCATCTGTTCTGGAATCCGGCGATGATCCGCAAGCTGAAGGCGGCGCTGCGCTCCTTCCAGCCCGAGATCCTGCACTTCCACATCGTGCAGAGGCGCAGCTTCTCGCTGGCCGCCCTCCTCCTGTCGCGCCGCGCTCCGACCGTGTGGACGCTGCACGATCAGTGGCACCTCTGCCTGCGCTCGGTTCCCGAGCCGCCGTCGTGCGAAGGGATGCGGCGCCTGTGCGTCTTCTGCAGCGCCTGGCCGGGCGCTTCGATCGCGGGCAAGCTGCTCAAGGAGGCGGTCTACGCCGCCTCGCCCCTCGAAGTGGTGGTGCCGTCGCGCTGGCTCGAGGAGCTCACCCGCTACTCGCTTCTGGGACGCAAGAAGATGCATCTCGTCTACAACGGCATCGACCTCGAGCGCTTCCAGCCCGCCTCGGAGGAGGCCGGCGATCGCGCCGTGACCCTGCTGTTCGTCTCCGGCCCGAACGATCCGACCAAGGGGCTCGCCGAGCTCCTGCAGGCCTTCCAGGCCCTGCGCGCGGCGCATCCGAAGGTAAAGCTGCGCCTGGTCGGGACACTCCCTCCCGGCGCGCCCGCCGAGGGGATCGAGGCGACCGGCAGCGTGGAGCGCGAGCGCATGCCCGAGGAATACCGGCGCGCCGATCTGTTCGTCCTCCCGACTCTGGCCGACAATACTCCCGTGACGCTCATGGAGGCGATGGCTTCCGGCCTGCCTTCCGTGGCCACCAGGGTGGGCGGCATCCCCGAGCTCGTGAGGGACGACGTCACGGGCCGTCTGGTGGCTCCCGGCGACGTCGCCGGTCTGACATCGGCCCTGGATGATCTGGTGCGCGACGGAGCGCAGCGTCGCGCCATGGGGCGTGCGGCCCGCCGCGAAGCGGAGGCCCGCTTCTCGCGGCGCCGGATGGCAGGGCAGCTGGAAGGAATCTACCGGGGAATGCTGGGTCGGATAGAGATGCGCGCGGCCGGCGCAGAGGCCTCGGCGGCGGGAGGTGCCTCATGAAAGCAGTCATTCTCGCGGGCGGCCAGGACACCCACATGGTGCCGCTCGTCCGCACGGTCCCCAAGGCCCTGCTGCCCGTGGCCAACCGCCCGATGGTGGAATACCTGCTGCACCTCTTGAAGTCGAACGGGGTGCGCGAGGTCGCCCTGGCGGTAAGCGGCTCGGGAGATGCCTACAGCCATACCCTCGGCGACGGAAAGGCCATCGGGATGCAGCTGCACTACTCGCAAGAGGCGCTGCCGCGCGGGACGGCCGGGTGCCTCCTCCCCTTGAAGGACTTCATCGACTCGGAGCCCTTCATGGTGATCCACGGCAGCCTCTTCCTGGACGCCGACCTCGGCTCGCTCGGCGCGTTCCACCAGGACAAGGGGGCGGCGGTCACCATCGCGGTGCGCCCCTACTCGGAAGGCTCCCGCGACTGGCACCACATGGAGCTCGAGGTAGGCGAGGAGGGGGAGGTCAGCTCCATGCGGGTGCGCAACCTCTCCCAGAGCGACCGCCTGGCCCGCGTGCCGGTGGGTGTCTACGTCTTCGATCCCGGGGTCCTCGATGTGATCCAGCCGGGAGTCTACTTCGACATCAAAGAGCAGCTCCTGCCGCGCCTGCGCGAGGAGGGCCGCGCCATCCAGGCGGTGGACCTGGACGGCTACTGCAAGAACGTCCTGGAATTGCGCGACTATCTGCGGGTCAACCGGGCGGTCCTGCTGGGGCACGTCAACGGCTACAGTTTCGAAGGCGAGATTGCCGATCGGATCTGGGTCGGGCGCGGCAGCCGCGTGTCCAACATGTCGCACCTGTTCGGCCCGGTGATGATCGGACGCGATTGCGTCATCGGCTCCCAGACGCAGCTCATCGGGCCGGTGTGCATCGGTGACGGCTGCGTGGTGGAGGACGGCGCCGTGATCCGCGAGAGCTTGCTGCTCCCCGGGTCCCACGTGGAGCGCGACTCGCGGGTGGACGGCTGCGTCCTGGCGGCCGACACCGTCGTCTCCCCGGGCCAGAGCCTGCGCGGGGTGGTGGCGATCCCGGAGAGTCTGGACATCGGCGAGGTGGATCTCTCCGACGCCGACTTGGTCATCCAGGGGCTGGCCTCGTCGGCCGGGCATTACGCCCGCGGCCTCGCGGCGCGCGCCATGTACCGCTTCTTCAAGCGGGCCATGGATCTGGGGGCGGCGCTGGCCGGTCTCGTCCTGCTGCTGCCGGTGATTCTGGTGGTCGCCGCCGTCGTGAAGGCGACCTCTCCCGGGCCGATCTTCTTCCGCCAGAAGCGCTGCGGCCGCAACGGACGCGAGTTCAAGATGGTCAAGTTCCGCACGATGGTGAAGGACGCCGAGGCGATGCAGACCGACCTGCGCCCCAAGAACGAGGTGGACGGTCCCATGTTCAAGATGGAGAACGATCCCCGCTCGACCAAGCTGGGGAAGCTCCTGCGCCGCTTCAGCATCGACGAGATCCCCCAGCTGTGGAACGTGCTGATGGGAGAGATGAGCCTGGTGGGCCCGCGCCCCCTGGCCGAGAAGGAGATGCAGTTCTGCCCGGCCTGGCGCGACGCGCGATTGAAGGTGCGGCCGGGGATCACCGGCCTGTGGCAGGTCAGCGGCCGGAGCAAGACGTCGTTTCACGACTGGATCCGCCTCGACATCGAATACGTGCGGGAGCGGTCCCTGATGCTGGATCTGAGAATCCTCTTGCGGACCCTGTTCATCGTGTTCCACACGCGCGGGTCCTTCTGAGGGGTTGAGAGGAGAGAGGGAAATGAGGGAAGAGACGCAGCAGCAACAGACCTCCGAGCTCGAGTTCGATATCCAGGCCTATCTCCGCCTGATCGCAGCCAACAAGTGGATCATCATCTCCTTCACGATCGTGCTCGGCGTCGCCGTGGGGGTCTGGTCGTCCCTGCAGCCCAAGCTGTACGAGGCCCAGAGCAGCGTCCTCGCGGGGCGCGAATTGCCCCGCCTGCTCAGCTTCGACGACGTCCTGCCGGGCGAGCAGATCCGCGACCTCAACTACGTCCAGACGCAGGTGGCGATCCTCGGGAGCCGCAGCTTCCTGCAGAAAGCGGTGAAGCGCCTCATCCGGGAGGGCTTCTACGGCAAGGTGGACGAGAAGGACGTCGAGAACAAGTCGCGCAAGCTCGCCAAGATGATGGAGCCGCGTATCAACGTCATGCCGGCCGGGCAGTCGCGCGTCCTCAAGATCACCGTGCGCGGCGGCTTCCCCGACCGGGTGGCGCGCATCGCCGATGCCATCGCCGAAGAATACGTCGACAGCAACCTGGAGAAGAAGCAGCAGATGGCGGACCAGGGGGTGACCTGGCTGGAATCAAGGCTGGCCGAGCAGAAGGCGAAGCTGGGCGAGGCCGAGTCGGCGCTGCAGACCTTCAAGGAGCAGGAGAACATCATGGCCTCCGACGAGGAGGATCCCTTCTCGACTCTGGCGCTGGGACGGCTGAATGAAGAGTACCTGACCACCCGCTTCCAGCGCATGGAACGCGAGCAGCGCATCGAGGCGCTCAAGCGCGCCACCAAGGGCGGCAGCTCCTCTTCTTCGGGGGCGAAGAGCGCCACCAACGCTCTCGACGCGGAGGTTCAGAACGCGGTCAAGGAGCAGATGAAGAAGGAATATGTCGACGGCCAAATCCAGCTGCGCGAGCTGTCGCAGCGCTACGGCCCGGACCATCCCGACATCCTGTCCCTCAAGCTCAAGGTGGATCGGATCGGCGCGGAGCTGAAGACCATGGATGTCCCGGACATGGGGACGCCGAGTGCCGACCCGTCGCTGAAGGGTGCCTCCCTGGCCGAGCTGACCTCCGACTACAACATCCTCAAGAACAAGGAAGACGCCCTCGCCAAGACCCTCGAGTCCCACAAGGCGGCAGTGCGCAACGTCGGCCGCGTGGGGGTGCGCTACGGCTTCCTGAAGCAGGAGGTCGAGATCAATCGCACGACCTACAACGGGCTGCTGCAGCGCCTCAACGAGACGAAGCTGTCGGGCGAGATCAAGAACCCGGCCGTGCTGGTCCTGGACAAGGCCGAGGTCCCGACCATACCGGTGGAGCCCAACGTAGGGCGCAACATCATGATGGCCCTGGTTCTCGGGCCGGTGTTCTCCATCGGCTTCGTCCTGCTGCGCGAGCACCTGGACAGCCGGATGAAGGGGCCGGATGACGCGGGCCGGACGCTGGGCCTGCCGGTCCTGTGCGTGGTCCCCGAGCTGCCGGGCGGGCCGGGCGAGAAGGTGAACGGCGTCATGCCGCTGCTGACGGTGAACGAGCCGCGCTCGCACGTGGCGGAGATGTACCGAAATTTGAGAACCTCGATCCTGTTCTCCTCGGGGAAGCAGAACATCAAGACGGTCCTGGTCACCAGCGCGGTGGCGGGTGAAGGGAAGTCGACCACGGCGGCCAACCTCGCCGCGGTCATGGCCCAGAGCGGACGCAAGGTCCTGCTGATCGACGCCGATCTGCGGCGCCCCGCCCTGCACCGCTATTTCAACCGCGAGCAGGGACGCGGCATCGTCCGTCTCCTGACCACCGACTGCACGCTGGAGGAGGCGATCCAGACCTCGAGCGTGGAAAACCTGGATCTGCTGCTGTGCGTCGGCATCCCGCCCAATCCTTCCGAGCTGCTGGGCTCGGAGCGCGCGCGCATGGTCATGGAGCAGCTGAAGGCACGCTACGACCTGATCGTCGTCGACTCGCCGGTCCTGATCTCGGTGACCGACTCGGTGATCCTGGCGGCGCGCTCGGACGCGGTGCTGATGGTGCATCGTCCCGGGGCGGCGGAGCGTACCCTCGTGCGTCGGGCGCGGGAAAGGCTGGACGAGGTCCAGGCCAACGTCATCGGGCTGGTCCTGAACAAGGTGAATCTCAAGAAGCAGGGCTACCGGTATCCGGAATACGGCTACTACGGCTACGAGGGCTATCCCTCGCAGGACGCCGCGGCCGAGAAACCCAAGGGAAAGCAGAAAAAGGCGTGAAGCTCATCATCCAGATCCCCTGCTTGAACGAGGAGACCACCCTCCCGATCACTCTCGCGGGGCTGCCGCGCAGCCTCCCCGGGGTGGATCGCATCGAGCTTCTGGTCATCGACGACGGGAGCACCGACCGCACCGCGGAGGTGGCCCGGCGCCTGGGCGTGCATCACGTCGTGGTGCTGCCGACCCACCAGGGGCTGGCACGCGCCTTCACCCAGGGACTGGACGCGGCCCTCAAGCTCGGCGCCGACATCATCGTGAACACCGATGCCGACAACCAGTACGACGCTCGCGATCTGGAGCGGCTCATCACCCCCATCCTCGAGGGCACGGCGGATCTCGTCGTGGGCGATCGGCGGGTCCAGACGCTCGGGCACTTCTCACGGGTCAAGCGGATGCTGCACCGCCTCGGGGACCACGTGATGCGGCGCCTTTCGGGGCTGGAGCTGCTCGACTCGACCAGCGGCTACCGGGCCTTCAGCCGGGAGGCGGCGCTGCGGCTGAATGTCTTCTCGCGCTTCACCTATACCCTGGAGACGCTGATTCAGGCCGGCAAGAAGCATCTGGCGGTGGCGCACGTGCCGGTAGGTGTCAACAAACAGCTGCGCGAATCGCGGCTGTTCCCGAACCTGTGGTTCTACATCAAGCGGTCGGTGAGCACGATGGTGCGGATCTATGCGCTCTACGAGCCGCTGAAGGTCTTTGCCTACGCCGGCCTGACGCTGCTGGCCGGCGGCGGGCTGCTGATCGCCCGGTTCTTCTACTTCTATTTCACCGCCGAGGGGTCCAGCGGCCACACCCAGTCGTTCCTGGCGGGGACGGCGCTCTCCATCCTCGGGGCGGTGACCATCCTCTTCGGCGTCGTCAGCGACCTGATGGCGGCCAACCGGCAGCTGGTCGAGGACGTGCAGTACCGGCTGCGCAAGATGGAGCTGGAGAATCTGGAGAGCGACTCGGAGCACGCCGCCTCGCGACGGAAGACTTCCTCCTGGGGCGGCGGAGGGAAGCCGTCATGACGATGCGGCGCGTCCTCGTCACGGGAGGAGCCGGATTCATCGGCTCGCACCTGGTCGCCGCGCTGAGAGCGCGCGGGCACCGCGTGCGCGTCCTGGATGTCCTCGATCCGCAGGTGCACGGCCGCGACGGCCGGCACCGAGGCACGCCCGAGGACGTCGAGATGCTGCGCGGCGACATCCTGGACGAGGAGCTGCTCGGCCGTGCTCTGGAGGGCATCGAGGTGCTGTTTCATCAGGCCGCCAGCGTGGGCGTCGGCCAATCGATGTACGAGGCGGCCGCTTATACGCGGGTGAACAGCCTGGGGACGGCGCTGCTCATGCAGCGCCTGGCGGCGCCGGGCTCGAAGGTGGAGAAGGTCGTCGTCGCCTCGTCGATGTCGCTCTACGGCGAGGGATACTACTCCTGTCCCTCCTGCGGCCCGGTCCATCCGCAGCCGCGCAGCCGGCGCAGCCTGTCGCCGGGCGAATGGGAGCCGGCCTGCCCGCGCTGCAAGGCGCCGCTGGAGCCTCTACCCACGGCGGAGACGGTGCCACCTGCGCCCACATCGATCTACGCCATCACCAAGCGCTGCCAGGAGGAGACGGTGCTGGTGATGGGGCGCGCCTACGGCATTCCGGCCGTCGCCTTGCGCTACTTCAATGTCTATGGCCCCGGCCAGGCGCTGTCGAACCCTTACACCGGCGTGGCGGCGATTTTCGCCAGCCGCCTGCTCAATGGGGCGGCCCCGATCCTCTTCGAGGACGGCATGCAGAGCCGCGATTTCATCCATGTCTCCGATATCGTGCGCGCCAACCTGCTGGCGATGGAGAAGCCGCAGGCGGACGGCGAGGTGTTCAACGTGGGGACCGGCCGGCGCACGACCTTGCTGGAGATGGCCTCCTCGCTGGCGGCCAAGCTGCGCCCTCAGGGAGACGCGGCGCCCCAGGTGGCGGGGACCTTCCGGGAAGGCGACATCCGACATTGCTTCGCGGACGTGACGAAGATCGGCAAGGCCCTCGGATTCGAGGCGGCAATGCCCTTGGAGCGCGGCTACGAGGACCTGGCCGAGTGGGCCAGGACCCAGAAGCCGCAGGATTTCACCCGCGAGGCGGTCGCGGAGCTCGAGGCGCGCGGGCTGGTCTCCTGACCCGCGCCGCCCGGGAATCTCATTCACCGAAAGGAGTGCGCAGTTCCATGTTCAAGGCTCTCGTGACCAACCCACCCTGGCCAGGGGACGGCTACGGCGCCCGGTCCTCCGTGCGCTGGCCGCACAAACGCAAGGACAAGAAGCTCGAATTCCCCATTTTCCTCGCCTACACCGTCGCGCTCCTGAAAGAGAAGGGGGTGGAGACCGTCTTCCTGGACGGCGTCTGCGACGAGCTGGACATCGAGCGCTACGCCGCCGAGGTGGCGCGCATCGCGCCCGACTTCATCGCCATGGAGTGCTCGACTCCCTCCATCGATCACGACCTCCAGTCGATCCGACGAATCAAGGAGCTGCGGCCGCAGACCTTCGTGGCGCTGATGGGCTCGCACGCGACCTACTATCACCAGGAGCTGCTGC from Candidatus Polarisedimenticolia bacterium encodes:
- a CDS encoding polysaccharide biosynthesis tyrosine autokinase, giving the protein MREETQQQQTSELEFDIQAYLRLIAANKWIIISFTIVLGVAVGVWSSLQPKLYEAQSSVLAGRELPRLLSFDDVLPGEQIRDLNYVQTQVAILGSRSFLQKAVKRLIREGFYGKVDEKDVENKSRKLAKMMEPRINVMPAGQSRVLKITVRGGFPDRVARIADAIAEEYVDSNLEKKQQMADQGVTWLESRLAEQKAKLGEAESALQTFKEQENIMASDEEDPFSTLALGRLNEEYLTTRFQRMEREQRIEALKRATKGGSSSSSGAKSATNALDAEVQNAVKEQMKKEYVDGQIQLRELSQRYGPDHPDILSLKLKVDRIGAELKTMDVPDMGTPSADPSLKGASLAELTSDYNILKNKEDALAKTLESHKAAVRNVGRVGVRYGFLKQEVEINRTTYNGLLQRLNETKLSGEIKNPAVLVLDKAEVPTIPVEPNVGRNIMMALVLGPVFSIGFVLLREHLDSRMKGPDDAGRTLGLPVLCVVPELPGGPGEKVNGVMPLLTVNEPRSHVAEMYRNLRTSILFSSGKQNIKTVLVTSAVAGEGKSTTAANLAAVMAQSGRKVLLIDADLRRPALHRYFNREQGRGIVRLLTTDCTLEEAIQTSSVENLDLLLCVGIPPNPSELLGSERARMVMEQLKARYDLIVVDSPVLISVTDSVILAARSDAVLMVHRPGAAERTLVRRARERLDEVQANVIGLVLNKVNLKKQGYRYPEYGYYGYEGYPSQDAAAEKPKGKQKKA
- a CDS encoding radical SAM protein; this translates as MKRILLLNGPDDRVDSVMIRSGDRWPHRLPRKLSRQVPHAYPFWFAQCGALLKAEGHEVTYVDAIAENLGIDGTVERYATLRPDLVIVATSTPTIHTDLLMARLAKEKIGAFTVLVDTHVTVFHRELASEPFVDAAVRGEFEVAVSEIARVLEQGADLSGIPGVTWKRAGEVVVNPDRPLLKDLDHLPWPDRSLVPADQYIVGLRTQDPCYMVMASRGCPFRCTFCLWVPVMFNNKVRFRDVEKVVDEIVDLQKRFGAREVFFHDDTVNVTVRRVEEICNAILRRGVRIGWIANFRADQTTPELFRLMKRAGCTKILLGVESGSQRLLDETIDKEITLKEVEDTIRWAKSAGIRVHCTYSLGAPGETRETMRETLEFIKKTDPDDIQVSLMTPIPGTPFYEKVKHEVADWHDFDGVSGRSWCDLPTPELKNAMNRIYIEHYLTPRRILKRVTRMRNLYDVKENWRQFKAFLSRYAATGFPRPIGTSFESGEQA
- a CDS encoding glycosyltransferase family 2 protein; this translates as MRLPLSILVCTHNRAGVLRDALASLEAQTLPRDRFEVLVVDNASTDDTPEVVAGFARRGILDVRVFREMELGLDAARNRGVREAKGEIIAFLDDDARARPEWAAAILDGFARHDAPIVGGKVDLVWEAPRPIWFSDVLLRYLIHCDYGTQVIEIVSPPWLYGTNVAFRREIFQEIGLFRLDLDRKGSSLMGGGDTEFFIRARARGKRLLYLPELVVDHLVPASRLTREFFRERLFYSGYTRAAHGTESVPRRAANCLVFAAGGPACAVAAGALRLAGLARQSFAQERRALLACGYLYYFLLKAGGRVPPPRLEAWT
- a CDS encoding NAD-dependent epimerase/dehydratase family protein, with the protein product MTMRRVLVTGGAGFIGSHLVAALRARGHRVRVLDVLDPQVHGRDGRHRGTPEDVEMLRGDILDEELLGRALEGIEVLFHQAASVGVGQSMYEAAAYTRVNSLGTALLMQRLAAPGSKVEKVVVASSMSLYGEGYYSCPSCGPVHPQPRSRRSLSPGEWEPACPRCKAPLEPLPTAETVPPAPTSIYAITKRCQEETVLVMGRAYGIPAVALRYFNVYGPGQALSNPYTGVAAIFASRLLNGAAPILFEDGMQSRDFIHVSDIVRANLLAMEKPQADGEVFNVGTGRRTTLLEMASSLAAKLRPQGDAAPQVAGTFREGDIRHCFADVTKIGKALGFEAAMPLERGYEDLAEWARTQKPQDFTREAVAELEARGLVS
- a CDS encoding sugar transferase, giving the protein MKAVILAGGQDTHMVPLVRTVPKALLPVANRPMVEYLLHLLKSNGVREVALAVSGSGDAYSHTLGDGKAIGMQLHYSQEALPRGTAGCLLPLKDFIDSEPFMVIHGSLFLDADLGSLGAFHQDKGAAVTIAVRPYSEGSRDWHHMELEVGEEGEVSSMRVRNLSQSDRLARVPVGVYVFDPGVLDVIQPGVYFDIKEQLLPRLREEGRAIQAVDLDGYCKNVLELRDYLRVNRAVLLGHVNGYSFEGEIADRIWVGRGSRVSNMSHLFGPVMIGRDCVIGSQTQLIGPVCIGDGCVVEDGAVIRESLLLPGSHVERDSRVDGCVLAADTVVSPGQSLRGVVAIPESLDIGEVDLSDADLVIQGLASSAGHYARGLAARAMYRFFKRAMDLGAALAGLVLLLPVILVVAAVVKATSPGPIFFRQKRCGRNGREFKMVKFRTMVKDAEAMQTDLRPKNEVDGPMFKMENDPRSTKLGKLLRRFSIDEIPQLWNVLMGEMSLVGPRPLAEKEMQFCPAWRDARLKVRPGITGLWQVSGRSKTSFHDWIRLDIEYVRERSLMLDLRILLRTLFIVFHTRGSF
- a CDS encoding glycosyltransferase family 4 protein; the protein is MRIAVLCGHYPYSGAGVIAFEAARELARAHEVAFIHGGSEELDLREEGLRRISLPLPPEPDRRPWHLFWNPAMIRKLKAALRSFQPEILHFHIVQRRSFSLAALLLSRRAPTVWTLHDQWHLCLRSVPEPPSCEGMRRLCVFCSAWPGASIAGKLLKEAVYAASPLEVVVPSRWLEELTRYSLLGRKKMHLVYNGIDLERFQPASEEAGDRAVTLLFVSGPNDPTKGLAELLQAFQALRAAHPKVKLRLVGTLPPGAPAEGIEATGSVERERMPEEYRRADLFVLPTLADNTPVTLMEAMASGLPSVATRVGGIPELVRDDVTGRLVAPGDVAGLTSALDDLVRDGAQRRAMGRAARREAEARFSRRRMAGQLEGIYRGMLGRIEMRAAGAEASAAGGAS
- a CDS encoding glycosyltransferase family 2 protein produces the protein MKLIIQIPCLNEETTLPITLAGLPRSLPGVDRIELLVIDDGSTDRTAEVARRLGVHHVVVLPTHQGLARAFTQGLDAALKLGADIIVNTDADNQYDARDLERLITPILEGTADLVVGDRRVQTLGHFSRVKRMLHRLGDHVMRRLSGLELLDSTSGYRAFSREAALRLNVFSRFTYTLETLIQAGKKHLAVAHVPVGVNKQLRESRLFPNLWFYIKRSVSTMVRIYALYEPLKVFAYAGLTLLAGGGLLIARFFYFYFTAEGSSGHTQSFLAGTALSILGAVTILFGVVSDLMAANRQLVEDVQYRLRKMELENLESDSEHAASRRKTSSWGGGGKPS